GCTGATCTAAGATATCAGCTGGAGCGCGCAAGCCTCTGGTGAGAATCATGGAAAAGGCGGTCCGCAAGGACCGCCTTTTTTTGCTTAGCGCACGCGCAGGTTGGCTGTTGAGCCTTGGCTCCGGCCCGCCTACGCTCCCTGGCGTGACCTCTATCCCTCCCGCCTGGACGCATCTTCAGCCCGACTCTCTCAAGGCGCTCCTGGAGCCGCCCGGCAGGGTCCCGCAGGCTCTCCGCCTCACGCCTTATAACGTCCCCATCGAGGCGGCCCTTCAGGTCCCGATGGTCGTCGCCGCGAGGCTCCTGCTGAAGCTTGCCGTGGAGAAAGGCGGGCTTGTCCTCACGCCTGCCGGTGCTTTGAAGCGTGCCGATGTCTGGCACGTCTTCGACCGCACGGAATGGCCGGGTTACGACAAGGCCACCACGCTCGCGATGAACAAGGTCATCAACGAGGATGACGCCTACGGGGTCCTTTTCACGAGGATCGTGCTGCAAGCTGCGGGGCTCTTGAGGAAGCGCCTGGGAGTCCTGAAGGCGACCAAGGCGGGTAAGACCCTGCTGGTCTCCGAAGCGGCCCCTGCCTTGCTGGCTGAACTGTTTGAAGCGGTGTTCTGGAAGGTCAACCTTCAGGACTTCGACAGGAATCCTATCGAGTTCTGGCCGCAGCACCACATGGGCGTGGTCCTCTGGAGTCTGTCGGTGACGGCGCATGGCTGGTCGAACGCTGGGCAACTGATGCTTGCCTGCACGATCATGGAGACGCTCGACAAGGTGCCGAGGCCCGACCTCCCCGAGTTCGCTATGATGTCACGCGTCCTGCGCCCGCTGGCATGGCTGGGGGTTTTCGAGAGCCGGAAGCAGACAAGGCACTCCCGCCGCGAGTTCGATGAGGATTTCCGGAAGGCGCCGTTATTCGGGCAGTTGGTGAGCTTTGAGGTGAAGATGAAGGGGGCCGGCGAGGCGCGGCATTGATACGCAAATATCGCAGCCAGGCCGCGAGCCAAGATCAGGAGGTACCGATCTCGTTTCGAAGGAATGCGGCCCTCGTCATCACGCGCCAGTATCTGAGATAAGCGAGGCGTGAGAACAATGCTGCGTTGCCCAATGCTACGTTGCCCTGATGGAGGGGGATCGTGATTACCTTGCCCAATGATTTTCCCGTTCTCGAACGAAAGGCAGTTCGCGTCGTCGCCCAGGACAACGAAGGAAACGTACTTTTACTGCGAACTCGCGATGCGACCGATCCGGACCTTGGCGATTGGTGGGAATTGCCGGGGGTGGGATCGACAACGATGAAACCTACCTTGAGGCGGCGCTGCGAGAGTTTCGCGAAGAGGTCGGAATTGTCGTAGCGGCTGCGCAGGTTGGGCCGCCGCTCTGGTGCCGTTCGGCGTCGTTTCGGTACCGCGGGCGTCGTCGCCTGCAACAAGAGGTGATCGTCAGAATAGCGATCGAAGCGCGAAAACCCGCCATCGGCTACGCTGAGCGTCTCGATTACGAAATCGAAGACCACTTCGATTATCGGTGGTGGTCCGTAGCCGATATCCAGAAGAGCAAAGAGCGCTTCTATCCCGGCAAGCTCCCAGTGTTGCTATCCCCCTTCCTGACCGGGGCGAAAATCGACGAGCCCTTTGAGCTGTGGTCGTGACCGAGCCGTCTCCGGATACTCATCCGAAAAAATCTCTCAGCCCTCTGCTCTATGCCCGCTCTCCGAGAGCGCTCAATCGCTCGTGCTGCTCTCCCAGGTCGCGTGCGTAACGCCCTTCAGGCGCTCGATGCGCTCGACCACGGCGTCGAGTTCCTTGCGCTCGACGGCTGTGCTGATCAGCGTCGCGACGATCTCGATCGCCTCCTCGCCACGCTCGGCCGTATTGACGTCGACCGGATAATTCGCCTGCTCGAGCAGTTCGACCATCGCCTCGCGCACCGAAGGCAGGGCCTCCGGATCGGTGGTGACCACGACCTCATAGGTCGCCTCGGACGCCTTCTCGTCGATCGGGCTGCGGTTGATCGCGTTGACCAATGGCCGCAGCAAGGTGTTGCCGGCGATGACGAAAACGGTAAATGCTCCAGAAGGCAGGGGAGACAGCTGGATTATCCTTCGAGACGCCGCTACGCGGCTCCTCAGGATGAGGGCTGAGGGTCAGCAAAAAGGGCGGCCCTGCCGGACCGCCCTCATCTCGCTGTCCTGTCGTTGCTCAGCCGCGATCGTCGTCGTCATGGCCGCGGTCGCGCCAGCGGCGCGGGCCACGGTCGTCGTCGCGATCACGGTCGCCGCCACGGCCATGCCATTCCATCCCACGCATTTCGCGCATCCGCTCGCGGCCTTCCGACATGGCCTGGCGAACGGCGCGGCGCGCCACGGTCTTCTGCTCGTCGCTGAACGTCGACCAGAGCGGGCGAACAGCGTCCGCCATCTCCTTGCTGCGGGTCGCCCGCTCGGCCTGGCGGGTCGCCCTCATGTCGAGCCGCTCCATGATGTCGGCGTCGCGGAAATGCTCACGCTGCTCGCGCATCTTGGCGAAGCTCTCGCGGCGCTGCTCGGCATTGCGCTTGATCAGCCCTTCGAGCTTCTCGAAAGCCGGAACCTGCTCCGGCTTCAGCTTGAGATCGGTGCGCAACTGAGCCAGACGCTCGTTCATCCGGGCGGTGGCGCGCTCGGCCCGGCGCTGGCGCCATTCCTCGCGCCGGTCGGAACGGTCGCCCCGCTCGGCGCGGTCGCCACGCGGCTCGCTTTGCTGTTGCGCCGGCGGAGTGCTGCCCGGTGCGGGCGGGATCGGTTGTGGTTGGGCGATCGCCAGCGTCGCCGCGACGGCCGCAGCGCTGGAGGCGACGATGAGGGCGATACGTTTCATGCGAAGTCTCCGGGATTGTGGTCCTACAAGAACGGGTCGCTTTGCGGGTCTCGAAGCCGGGTCGCGATATCGCCACGGTGCCGGAACCGGCCTGACCCAGCCATGGCGCGCGCATGACAAGATCGTAATGTCAGGACGACGCGCCGGCGAGCGGGAAGTTCCTGCCGGTCGCCGCGCAGTGCCGAATCGGCGCACCATGCGGCCGGGCGCTTTGCTCATCTCCGATCGGCAGCGAGTTCCATCGTGCGCAATCTCATCACCGATGTTCGTGGCATTCTCGTGGGCAATGCCGAGGATGCCATTGCCGCGACCGGCGTGACCGTCGCCCTCTTCGAGCGGCCGAGCATCGCCTCCGTCGCCGTTCTCGGCGGCGCACCCGGGACGCGCGACACCGCGCTGCTCGAGCCGGGCATGACGGTCGAGCATGTCGACGGGATCGTCCTCTCCGGCGGCTCGATCTGGGGCCTGGCCGCCGCCGATGGCGCCCTGAGCTGGCTGGCCAGGGAAGGGCGGGGATTCCCCATCGGTGGCTACCGCGTGCCGATCGTCCCGCAGGCGATCCTGTTCG
This sequence is a window from Bosea vestrisii. Protein-coding genes within it:
- a CDS encoding NUDIX domain-containing protein; this translates as MVGIAGGGIDNDETYLEAALREFREEVGIVVAAAQVGPPLWCRSASFRYRGRRRLQQEVIVRIAIEARKPAIGYAERLDYEIEDHFDYRWWSVADIQKSKERFYPGKLPVLLSPFLTGAKIDEPFELWS
- a CDS encoding Spy/CpxP family protein refolding chaperone codes for the protein MKRIALIVASSAAAVAATLAIAQPQPIPPAPGSTPPAQQQSEPRGDRAERGDRSDRREEWRQRRAERATARMNERLAQLRTDLKLKPEQVPAFEKLEGLIKRNAEQRRESFAKMREQREHFRDADIMERLDMRATRQAERATRSKEMADAVRPLWSTFSDEQKTVARRAVRQAMSEGRERMREMRGMEWHGRGGDRDRDDDRGPRRWRDRGHDDDDRG